One Thermococcus eurythermalis DNA segment encodes these proteins:
- a CDS encoding tetratricopeptide repeat protein: protein MSEGRERIAALFREALEAENRNDFETAKRKLDEILHETIEAEPELYFEACFRLVDIFLQEDNYRGAVKCALRAVVRAPSEEHYRLGLKRLGDVLTIIKKEGKLSELAENMEQALKLVEGDEELYRFTMALIRLARGEEVGEKFTLPELNEAFESLTG from the coding sequence ATGAGTGAGGGACGCGAGAGGATTGCCGCGCTCTTCCGCGAGGCCCTTGAGGCCGAGAACCGGAACGACTTTGAAACCGCCAAGAGGAAGCTCGATGAAATACTCCATGAGACCATTGAAGCTGAACCGGAGCTGTATTTTGAGGCATGCTTCCGTCTCGTTGATATATTCCTCCAGGAGGACAACTACAGGGGAGCTGTCAAGTGCGCCCTCCGCGCAGTTGTGCGCGCTCCAAGTGAAGAACACTACAGGCTCGGCCTGAAGAGACTCGGCGACGTCCTGACGATAATCAAAAAAGAGGGCAAGCTCTCCGAACTCGCGGAGAACATGGAACAAGCGCTCAAGCTCGTCGAAGGCGACGAGGAGCTGTACCGCTTTACAATGGCCCTCATAAGGCTCGCGAGGGGAGAAGAGGTCGGGGAGAAGTTCACGCTCCCCGAACTCAACGAGGCCTTCGAGAGCCTAACCGGGTGA